A window of the Schlesneria paludicola DSM 18645 genome harbors these coding sequences:
- a CDS encoding glycosyltransferase family 4 protein yields MAIGTPDFTGASRMAWVIARGMKSAGHRVIVVTGRRPPDGHASVIDALRAEGIETIEESGFERRVPDRGLIDRLSKLVQREGVQRLISETQQDLKVLVFVAKKTGIRLVYHAQNRVLFSNNWLIQIIKRYLYKQLLKKHVFKVICISDYLRLQHVQEYRIPESMVITVNNGIDVSRFQPIDQTMRESIRSSFGVLTNQLMFLNVGRLTFQKGQDLLLRSLANANLNGKNYKLVLIGAKSVGLAEDAEYEEKLHRLADAPELKGKCIFAGWRDDIPSLLLSADAYLHSANFEGGVPLAVLEGMTAGLPTVSTDCAGMLGGFVPGLHGYVGKTGDVASFQSEIEKLLALSEQQRLSMGHEAAKLIRERFDSNVTTRRFVEAATESV; encoded by the coding sequence ATGGCGATCGGGACTCCGGATTTCACAGGCGCGTCACGAATGGCCTGGGTGATTGCTCGCGGAATGAAATCGGCAGGTCACCGCGTGATTGTCGTTACAGGCCGTCGTCCTCCTGATGGCCACGCTAGTGTGATCGACGCACTTCGGGCGGAAGGGATCGAGACGATCGAAGAGAGCGGCTTTGAGCGACGAGTCCCTGACCGCGGGCTGATTGATCGCCTGTCGAAGCTCGTACAGCGAGAAGGCGTGCAACGCTTGATTAGCGAGACCCAGCAAGATCTTAAGGTCTTGGTATTTGTCGCCAAGAAGACTGGAATACGGCTCGTCTACCACGCTCAGAATCGCGTTCTGTTTTCCAACAATTGGCTCATCCAGATCATCAAGCGGTATCTCTACAAGCAATTATTGAAGAAACATGTCTTCAAAGTCATTTGTATCTCCGACTACCTGCGGCTCCAACATGTTCAAGAATATCGTATTCCAGAATCTATGGTCATTACCGTTAACAACGGAATTGATGTATCACGGTTTCAACCGATTGACCAGACAATGCGAGAGAGCATTCGATCGAGTTTTGGAGTGTTGACGAATCAACTAATGTTTTTGAATGTGGGAAGACTTACCTTTCAAAAGGGTCAAGACCTCTTGCTTCGGTCACTTGCCAATGCCAACCTGAACGGAAAAAATTACAAACTCGTCCTGATTGGTGCCAAGAGTGTTGGATTGGCGGAAGACGCTGAGTATGAAGAAAAGCTGCACCGTTTAGCGGACGCACCAGAACTGAAGGGTAAATGCATCTTTGCAGGCTGGCGTGACGACATCCCCAGCCTCCTTTTGTCAGCAGATGCGTATCTCCATAGTGCAAACTTTGAAGGTGGTGTACCACTGGCTGTCCTCGAAGGTATGACGGCAGGCCTTCCAACGGTTTCGACAGACTGTGCGGGCATGCTCGGAGGCTTTGTCCCAGGGCTTCACGGCTACGTCGGTAAAACGGGTGATGTTGCGTCGTTCCAATCAGAGATTGAAAAATTGCTTGCGCTGAGCGAGCAACAGCGACTAAGCATGGGGCACGAAGCAGCGAAACTGATTCGCGAAAGATTTGACTCGAACGTGACGACTCGACGATTCGTCGAAGCGGCGACAGAATCCGTCTAG
- a CDS encoding NAD-dependent epimerase/dehydratase family protein, which translates to MKVIVTGGAGFIGSHIVDTLLAKGHEPFVIDNLCSGEKKNLPPSVPVFEADIVDGARISAIFDEVKPDWVCHQAAQMSVSRSMREPLFDAENNVMGLLNVFDNAARVGVKRIVFASSGGVLYGEMTTPAPEDSPKKPVSPYGISKWIGEQYLEFYARERGLQGVALRYSNVYGPRQNPHGEAGVVAIFCKAMLAGKAATVNGDGKYVRDYVHGRDVALANVAALETTMSASFTPINIGTGVGADVNEIASQLYRATQDYLKRRQSSVIVPECRHGESRAGDLRSNLVSPSRAALLLNWKPTIGLKEGIEQTVAWFAENQGL; encoded by the coding sequence ATGAAAGTGATTGTTACCGGCGGCGCTGGATTCATCGGAAGCCATATTGTTGACACCCTACTGGCGAAGGGGCACGAGCCGTTCGTCATCGACAACCTGTGTTCGGGCGAGAAGAAAAACCTCCCACCGTCCGTACCCGTCTTTGAAGCAGACATCGTTGACGGGGCTCGCATCAGCGCCATTTTCGACGAAGTGAAGCCCGATTGGGTTTGCCATCAGGCCGCTCAGATGTCCGTCAGTCGCTCGATGCGCGAGCCACTGTTCGATGCCGAAAACAACGTCATGGGACTTCTAAACGTTTTCGACAATGCGGCGCGTGTCGGCGTAAAACGAATTGTCTTCGCGTCCTCGGGCGGGGTTCTGTATGGTGAAATGACAACGCCAGCCCCCGAAGATTCACCGAAGAAGCCGGTTTCGCCCTATGGAATCAGCAAATGGATTGGCGAGCAGTACCTTGAGTTTTATGCCCGCGAACGAGGACTGCAAGGCGTCGCGTTGAGATACTCGAATGTCTATGGCCCGCGTCAGAATCCCCACGGCGAAGCCGGCGTGGTTGCAATTTTCTGCAAGGCGATGCTCGCCGGAAAAGCGGCAACGGTGAACGGTGACGGAAAGTACGTTCGAGACTATGTTCACGGACGCGATGTCGCTCTCGCAAACGTTGCCGCATTGGAAACGACAATGAGTGCCAGCTTTACGCCGATCAACATCGGCACTGGCGTTGGCGCCGACGTAAACGAAATTGCCAGCCAGCTCTATCGAGCAACTCAGGACTACCTCAAACGACGTCAAAGCTCTGTCATCGTTCCAGAATGTCGTCATGGAGAATCCCGCGCAGGGGATCTGCGATCGAACCTTGTCTCACCAAGCCGTGCAGCACTACTTTTGAACTGGAAGCCAACAATCGGCCTGAAGGAAGGCATCGAACAAACCGTCGCCTGGTTTGCGGAGAATCAGGGGTTGTGA